Below is a genomic region from Planctomycetota bacterium.
GGGTGCCCCAGGGGTACCATCTCGAAGAGTCGCTCCTGGAGGGATTCTCCATCGAGGGCATCTTCGTGCCGCCGTCGCTCATGAGTCCGTCCCTGCCCGAGGTGGGGGCGGCGCTTGAGGCGGTGATGGATCGGTACAATCACCTCGGGATGCTGGGCTACCGGGTTCTGGAAGAGAGCGAAGGCCGGGTGCTGGCCCGTCCGTGGGGCCGCCCGGCGGCGTGGCCGCTCGTCTGGTACTGGCTGAGACGGTCGGATGCCGCCCGGCTGGCGCGCGCGGCGGCGGTCGCGGCGGAGATTCTTCGGGCCGCCGGAGCGCGGAAGGTGTTCACTGCGATCCGCGGTTTCGAAGTCCTGACGTCGGAGGCGGACGTCCGCCGCCTCCGGGAGGCGCGGCCCTCGGGAGGGGACCTGGAGCTTTCGGCGTACCACGCGCAGGGGACCGCCCGCATGGCCGATTCGCCCGATCGGGGCGTGGTCGATCCCTGGGGGCAGGTGTGGGGCCTCCGCGGCCTCTACGTGGCGGACGCGTCGCTTCTGCCGTCCACGCCCGGCACGAATCCGCAGGTTTCGATCATGGCGTTCGCCACGCACGTGGCGGCGGGGATTCTGGCGAGGCTCGGTCGCGCGCCCGTTTTTCCGGTAACGGCGGCGGCGGTCAAGGGATCGGGAGAGGGCGATTCGCAGGATTCGGGAGTTAGGAGGGCCTAGCCACCTTCCTCGTCGATGCGCCCATGCTGTTTCTGATCGGCGCCGCCTTCGGCTGGTGGGTGCGGCGCGACGGTCCCCTGTTCGCCACGCGGACGTTCGCGTGCGCCGTCGCGGCGTATGCCGTGGCGGGGGTCGGGGTCCCGGTCGCCGCATACCTCCGGTTTCCGGACTGGATGTGGGGATACTACGTGAATCCTCGGGACGTTCCCGCGATCGTGCCCGTCGTCATCTTCGTTCTTTACGCGGCGCCGTTTCTTCTGGGGTACGTGGCCCCTCGGAAGCTGGAGGAGCGGCGTCCGGGGACGGCCTGGATCGCGCCGGCGGCGGGGCTGGCGGCGCAGGCGGCGCTTCTGGTCTGGCAGTGGCCGCGCTACAACACCGTCACCACGATCGAGGGCTTCCGGGCGGGGGTGGAGGTGCCTCCCGCGGCGCTTTCCTTCTTTCACCGGGCCATGCCGGTGGCGCTCGGAGCGACGGGGCTTCTCTGGTGGCTGGCGCGTCCCCGGACGCTCAATCCTCAGCCCCCCGGGCCTCCTCCGAAGGAGGCTTGAGCCGCGAGAACGGGAACCGCCTCAGGAGCCGGACCAGCGCGCGCAGGCCTCCTTCCGCGTAGAAGCGCAGGGTCGCGCGGAGCCCTTCGGCCAGGGCGGCGTCATAGGGGAACCACCAGGGGGAGCGCGCCCGCAGGTTGCGGTTCTCGTGGACATGGACCGCCTGAGTGAATTCCAGAAGACCCTCGTGCCCGCGCGTCCGTCCGAAGCCGCTTTCCTTCACGCCGCCCCAGGGGGCTTCCGCCAGGGCGTGCGCGTAGGTGCATTCGTTGACGAGCACCGTGCCCGCCTGAAGGCGCGCGGCGAGGGCGCGGCCGCGCGCGAGGTCCCGCGTCCATACGCTCGCCGTCAGCCCGAAGGGGGAATCGTTGGCGCGGAGCACGGCCTCGTCGGCGTCCGAGACGCGGCAGACGGCCAGGACGGGGCCGAAGACCTCCTCGCGCAGGAAGGCGGCGGCGGGATCTTCGATCTCGAGGACACAGGGTTCCAGGAAGAAGCCGGGGCGATCGACGCGTCGCCCGCCGGTCCGGAGGCGCGCGCCCGCGGCCACGGCCCGCGTGATCTGGTCCCGGACGCGCTCGAGGTGAGCTTCGGAGATGAGGGCGCCCACGTCGGTTCCGGGGTCCAGCGGGTCGCCCACGCGGAGGGCGCGGGTCGCCCGGACGACGAGGTCGAGGAAGCGGTCGGCGATGACGCGTTCCACGTAGACGCGCTTGACGGAGGCGCAGACCTGGCCGGCGTTGGTGAAGCAGCCCCAGACGGCGGCCTCGGCGGCGAGCTCCAAGGGAGCGTCGGCGAGCACGATCATGGGATCCTTGCCGCCGAGTTCCAGGGTGCAGGGGATGAGGTGGGGTGCGGCGGCGGCCAGGACCCGGCGGCCGCCGGCGGCGCCTCCGGTGAAGACGACGCGGTCGGGTCCGGCTTCCACGAGAGCGGCGCCGGCCTCGGGGCCGCCCTGGACGACGGAGAAGACGCCCGGCGGGAGTCCCTCGAAAAACTCCTCAAGGGCGCGGCCCACGAGGGGGGTGCGTTCGCTGGGTTTGAGAACGACGGTGCAACCGGCCAGGAGAGCGAGGATCGCGTCTCCGGCAGGGATGGAAAAGGGGTAGTTCCAAGGGGAAAGGACGGCCACGACGCCGACGGGGCGGCGTTCGACGAACGAGCGGCGGCCGGTCCAGTCGAGGATTCCGAGTCGGCGTCTCCGGGGGGCCAGGAGGGCGGGGGCGCGGCGCAAAAAGTAGCGCAGGAGATGGGCGACGGGGATGAGTTCGGAGGAATACGCTTCGACGAGAGGCTTCCCGGTGGAGCGGGCGAGGGTTTGCGCGAGGGCTTCGGCGCGGCGGGCCAGACGTTGCCGGAGGGGTTCGAGGGCGGCGGCGCGTTCGCGGGGCGGGAGGGCGGCCCAGGCGGGAAAAGCGTCGCGGGCGCGCCGGACGGTCCGGCGGATGTCCTCCGGGGAAGAGGACGGGGATTCCCCGAGCGGCTCTCCGGTGGCCGGATTCCGGGGCGTGCCGGCCGAAGGGATCACGGGCGCATTCTAGCAGGGGAGGCGGTCGGCCGGGAAGCGCGCCTCCCGTTCGCAATTCAAATTTGCTTGACGGCGTTCCGCCGGTGTCGTATCCTCGCGTGGCGTCGGCGGGGCGCGCCGCCGTCCGGAGTTCCGCCCCGTCATATAGTTCTATACAGATTGGGTTCCGGTTCATACCATAAGGGACCCCCTTCCGATCCCGAAGGCGCGCCGGACGGCGCGCGCCGGATCTTCGGACGGCGGAACGGACCGCCGCCGGGGGATAAACCTCATGAAGCTGTCCAAGACGAGTCTTTACGCGCTTTATGGTTTGGCCTATCTGGCGGCGCGGCCCCGGAGGGTGGTGCCTCTGTCGGAAATCCGGAACCGCTGGGGCGTGCCGGAGAAGCACCTGGGCAAGATCTTCGGGCTCCTGGTCCGGGCGGGCCTGGTGCGGTCCAGGCGGGGGGCCAAGGGCGGCTTCGTCCTGACCCGACCCGCCCGCACGGTGTCGGTGCTCGAAGTGCTCCGCGTCCTGGGCGAACCCGGGATTCAGGAGGATTGCCTCCTCGGCCGCAGCCACTGCCCCTCCCGGACCGCCTGCCGCCTCACCCGCGCCGTCCGCCGCGCTCAGGAATGCATGGCCCGGGAGCTCCGGGCCGTCCGCCTGAGCGATCTGGCGTGAGCCGGCCTCTTTTCCTTTACATAAAATCGCAATGAAGGTAGTAATTACACCATTCCGATCCCCCCGCGGGCGGAAAGGCCCGAGCGAGGATGACCCCTATGGCGGATCCCCTCAAGGTCGGCTCCGTGGTGTCCATTCCCTGCCGGCATTGCGGCCGGGGCATACGCCCCTTCGAAATCCAGGAGGGCGTCCACGTCCGCACGTGCGCGGTCTGCGGGCGTGCCACCCGGATCGAGGTCTACCGCGAAACCGGCGAGGTCCGCGTCCGCAGCGAACCGGCCTGAGCGCCGTTCCCTGGCGCGCTCGCCCCGGGGCCGCGCTCCCGGTATAATTCCGCTCCCATCCCGGAGGACGCATGGCCCGAAAGAATTCCGGCGCCCCCCGCGCGACCCGCCGCCGCGCCCGGCCCGAGCCCGCCTCCCGCGGGCTCTCCCCCGCCGACTGCCTCGAGGCCGACCGCGCCGAGATGGAACCTCTCCTGGATCGCATCCGCGCGGACGGGGGAGCGGTCCTGGCGGCCTACCGCGACCCCCTCGGCGGCCGTCCGCTCGTCCTGGCGGCGCTCCCCCTGGCCCGGGTCGCCCCCACTCCGTTCCAGCGCGATCTCTCCGAAGCCCATGCCCGAAGGCTCGCCGAAACGATCGGCAAGCTCGGGCTCTTCCTCGATCCCGTGATCGCCGTGGCCGCGCCCCAGGGCGGCTGGTGGACTCCGAACGGCCGCCACCGGCTCGAGGCGCTGAACCGCCTGGGCGCCCGCGCCGTGACGGCGCTCGTCGTGCCCGACGCGGAGGTCCAGTACCGCATCCTCGCCCTCAACGTCGAGAAGGCGCACAATCTGCGGGAAAAGGCGCTCGAGGTCGTCCGCCTCTACCGCGCCCGGGTCGCCGCGGGAACCTCCGGCGCCGAGGCCGATCACGCCCTCGAGTTCGAGGAGCCTTTTCTGGCCACCCTGGGCGTCTGTTACGAGCAGAACGGGCGCTTCAGCGGCGGCGCTTACCAGCCGCTTCTGAAACGCGCGGACGGATGGATCGAGCGGCCCCTGGCGGAGGCGCTGGGCCTCCGCGAGCGCCGCGCCGCCCAGGTGGCCCGACTGGACGCGCGGGTCGCCGAGATCGTTCAGGCCCTCCAGGCCCGGGGACTCAAGAGCCCCTACCTCAAAGCCTTCGTCATGGCCCGCCTGGATCCCTTCCGGTTCGGTAAATCCGTTCCCGCCTTCGAGGAAGCTCTCGACGAGGTCCTCCGCCGCGCCGCGAAGTTCGATCCCGCGTCGGTCCGTCCTCAGGATCTCTCCGCGGCCGCCGGGCCGCCCCCGGAAGCGGACGCCTAAAATCCCCCCAGCTGGGCTCGAAACGCCGCGGCGCGCGCCTCGAAGTACGCCTTCAGGTTCCCGGCCGCCCAGTCGAAGTCGTCCAGGGTGAAGGGCTTGACCGGGTCGTCGCGCACCGCCTCCCGGATCTGGGCGGCGATGGCGTCCACGCGCGCGCGGAACGATTCGGGAGACAACGGCCCCGCCAGGAGCTCCCGGAGACGGCGGCGGTATTCCTCGAAGCCGTCGGGACGCGCGAGAACGAAATTCCGCGTGAGCACGCGGTTCTCGAACCACGCCGTGATCCCCGTCTCGGCGCGCCAGAATCCCTGGTCCTGATCCCAAGGGACAAGCACGAAGCGGCCCGTCTGCGGCGGCCGGTAGAGCCCCAGATTGAAGCTCTGCCGTCCCTCCGGACCGGCGACGTAGCTGTCCGTCTCCCCGAGCAGCGTCTCGACGGCGAGGGTGCGCAGGAACTGCGGGACGTCGAAGACGGCCCCCGCCCGGTCCGGCTCCAGAGTCACCGCGTACGCCAGGTCGCGGACCGCCTCCGCGCCGGGCGGGAGTTCCGAAAGCTGCGCCTCGAGCGTTCCGGGCACGTAGATTGCCGGGTCGGGTCCCCTCCAGTCGAGGTCCAGGCCGTGCGGACCCCATCGGTAGAGCTGTCCCACCGGGAGGCCGAACCGGCGGCGCAGGAACTCCCGCCCCACGTGTTCCTCGACGCCGTACAGGCCCTTCGAGGCGCCGTTGACGGAAACCCGGGCGTGCGCGTACCGCGGCGCGGGAATCCCGAAGGCGTTGAAGGCTCCGTACTGGACACGCGCCCGCATCATGGACGGGTCGAGGGTCATCGCGTCCAGGCGCAGGCTGCTGACGCCGTGAAGCTCGCGTCCCGGGACGAAGAGGTCGAACTTCAGGCGCAGAGAAGGCTTCGGATTTCCGGGGATCCGGGTGCGCTTGCCGCTCGGCCGCACGGCGACGTCGGGGTACGCCCGTCCGCCCCATATCACGGTGCAACGCCTCCAGGCGTTGTCGAAGGGGGCGGCGACGATGGCCTCCCAATCGGCGGGGGCCATTTCGAGGTCCCACGACGAAAGCCGCGCTTCGTCGAAGGGGCCCCCCTCCGGTCCGAGGGCCTGCGCCCGGGATGGCGCGCCTTCCGAGCCGTCCCCGCAGCCCGCCAGGAGCGCCGCTCCGAGAACGCCCAGCACCCTTCTCATCCGGCCGACGGTCGTTCCCCCCCCAACAAGTGGAGCGGCCGGAACCGGATTCGTTACGGGCCCGGTCAGCGCCGGGCGGCGACCTTGACCGTCACGGGTTTGGAGGTGGGATTGCCGACTTCCCGCGCCCGGGCGAAGACCGGGCGTTCCGTCGGGGCAACCCAGGGGGCGCACTGGAGGAAGATCTTCCGCTCCGTCTGGCCCTCGGGGATGAGGACGCCGTTGAGGCCGATGTCCGCCACGATCGCCCCGTGGGGAAGGTTCTCCACTTCGAACGTCACCCGGTCGCCGAAATCGAGCCGTTCGATCCGAAGTTTCGCGGGGACGAGCTTGCCGGGTTCCAGGACGATCTCGCTCCCGGCGCCGCCTTCCGGCTCGAGGAACACGCGGATCCGGGGCGGCGCGGTCCGCACGAGCGGGCCGAGGACGCCGGCTTCCCGGACGACCTCCCGGCCGTCCACGACGGCCCGCGCCGTGAGGCGCGGGCGGCCGGCGGGCGCCTTGGGCGCGTCGGCCTCGACGAACACCGTTCCCTCCGCCTGGAAGTGCCCCGCTTCGACGACCAGGGGCGTCGAGACCCGGTACCCGGCGGGAACGTCCTCGGCATCGATCCTCACCGGTCCCTCGAACCCGTCGATCCGGTCCACGTGCACGGTGAAGGCCCGGCCGCTCCCGGCGGGGATGCGGGCGTCCGCCCCCTCGATCCGCACGCGGAAGTCGGGGCGCGCTTCGCGCACGATCAGGCGGTACACGTAGCGGTCGCCCGAGAAGCCGCGCGTTTCGGTGACGCGCACGAGGTACGCGCCGTCCGCGGGCGCGGTGAAGTGCAGGCGGGAATCGGTGCCGAGCTGCCGAAGGGAGTCGTCGTCGTTGGCGTAGACCAGGGTGAAGGCCGGCAGCCCGTTGGGCGGGAAGGTCGACCCCGGCGGGTGGGGTTCCACGATGTAACAGGGCTCGTCGAGGGCGTGCGCCGTGGGGCTCGTGTCGAAGTAGGCGATCCGCTTGCCCCCGAGCGCGTAGAAGTCCCACTCCGAATCCGGACCCCGCGGGGCGCGGAAAAGGCGGACGACCTCGCCCTGCATGTAGAGGTACTGGTCGAGGTCCATCTCCTCCCACTGCCAGAGCCGCGCTCCACGGGCGTCCGACGCCACGGGGCGGAAGGTGATGTACGAATCCCGCACGGCCCTCAGGAGGACGCGCGGAACGGGCCGCCCGGCGGCGTCCAGGATCTCCACGCGCGTGTCGGCCGGCGATCCGCGCTGGGCGGCCTGGGTCTCGATGACCCACCGCTGGCCGCGGCGGGCTTCAAATCGGTAAAGGTCGGCGTCCCCGGCGCGGTCGAAGCGGCCGCTGACCGCTCCAGGGGCCGGAATCGGCATGGCCCGGGCGGGCGCGTCGTTGTCCTCCGCCTCGAGAACCTCGGGGCCTTCCGTGGCCAGCACCTTGAGGGCGCGGCGGACGCGGGTCCGGCCCGGCTCCAGCGGCAGGTCCCATTCGCCCGGTCGCGCGGGCGCGAGCGTCACCGACGCGTCCGGCGGAAGGTTGTAGCCCACCAGCCGCACGCGGCTTTCGCGGCCCGCGGGCACCGCCGGCGGATAGCAGGCGGTCACGAGCGGCAGGCGGCCGACCGAGAGCCGGTAGAAATGCTCCGGCGAGCCGCCCATCTGGAGGTCCGCCACGCGGACCGTGTAGCGGCCGTCGGCGGGCAGGGTGTAGGCCACGAGGGGATCGGCCTCCCCCTCGAAGTCCACGTTGCTGGCGAGAATCCGCCCGGAAGCGTCCGCAAGCGCCAGGACGATCTCGGCCTTCGATCCCAGGCGCCGGGCGGCGACGTCGAGGACGATCTGTTCCCCGGCGCGACCTTCGAAGGCAAAGTGATCCGCGTCCAGGCGCGACGAGAGCGTTCCCCAGAAGCTCGCCGGGAGCGGCGCGGAGACGGCCTGGGCGGGCGCGTCGTTGGGCTCCCGCTCCGGCACCTGCGGAAGGTCGTCGATATGGACGGCCAGGCGGCCGCTCTCGCCCGCCTCGGTGCGGACGGAAAGCTCCACCGGCCCGATCGGCGCCTCCGGGGCGGCGGCGAGCTCGATCCACACGAAATCGGGTCCGCTGTCGGGGAGGAGCGCGGCTTTGAGGCCCGCGCCGTGGACCCGCACCTCGGCGACCCCGGCGAGATTCTTTCCCGCCAGCCGCGCCCGGACGGCGTCGCCCCGGCGCAGGCCGCGCGGCTCCAGGGCGGCAAGCTCCGGCTTCGGGGCCGGAAGGGGCTTGCCGTCGGCCACCGAGTAGAACCCGAGCGATCCATCCAGGCGCCCGACGACCAGCGCCTTGTCGTCCAGGGCGAACGAGAGCGCGGACGGCCAGTCGGGCTGCGGCTCCAGCGCCGCGCGCGGCGTCATGTCCGCCGCGTTCCAGAGTTTCACCGTGCGGTCTTCGGCGGACGTGGCCAGGAGCTTTCCGTCGCGCGAGTAGGCGATCCGGAGGATCGCGCCCTCGTGCGCGAAGGTGGAGTGGACGATCTCGTTGGTTCCCTCGGCGGCGTCGGGGCTCACGCGCCAGACGCGCACGCGGTTGTCCACGCCCCCGGCGGCGACGTGGCGGCCGTCGGGCGAGAAGGCCACGGCCTGGAGGGCCTTGGTCGATTCCGTCAGCGTATCGCGGCGGCGCCCGCCGGCCACGTCCCAGAGCTTGACGGTGCGGTCGGCGCTCACGGAGGCCAGGATCCGGCCGTCGGGCCGGAAGGCGAGATCGAAGACCGCTTCGTTGTGCCCTTCGAGTTCCCGGCGCAGGGCTCCCGTGGCGACGTCCCAGAGAAGGATCTTGTGGTCGTAGCTTCCGGTGGCCAGAAGCGTTCCGTCCGGGGAGAGGGCCGCGGCGTAGACGGCGTCGGCGTGGCCGCGGAACTCCCGCCGGCGGGTCCCGTCGGCGGGATTCCAGAGGACGACCTCCCCGGAGGCGCCCGGCGAACCGGAGGCGGCGGCGAGCGTCGCGCCGTCGGCGGCGAAGGCCAGGTCGTGGACAGGACCGGCATGGCCTTCAAGGCGGCGCAGGAGGGCGCGGGTTTCGGCCGAGCGGAGTTCCACCACGCCCGGGAGGGCCACGGCCAGAAGGCGCGCGCGGGGCTCGTAGGCCAGCGCGAAGACGGACTTCCGGGGCGGTCCTTGGGGAAGGATCCGGGGGGCGGCGGAGACCCGCCGGGGGAGCTCCCCGGCTTTCGGGGCCGGAGCGCCGGCGGCGATCCACGCGCGGAGAATCTCCACCTCGCCCGGCTCCAGCCGGCGGCCCTTCTTCGGAGGGGGCATATAGGGCCGGGCCTTGAATTCGACCAGCCGGACGAGAAGGCTTTCGTCGGGCTTTCCGGGGATGAAGGCGTCGCCGTTTTCTCCGCCGCGCTTGAGCGCCTCGTAGCTCTCGAGAACGAGCGCGCCCTTCTGTTCCTTCGCGTTGTGGCAGCCCACGCAGTGGCGGCGGAAGATCTCCTGGACGTCCGCATAGGACGGCGGGTCGCTCTTCGCGGGCGGCGTCTGGAGGAGAGCCAGCGCGGCGGCGGCGAGAAACGGGTTCATGGCGCTCTAGTGGTTGAACAGGAACTCGCGGCTCGAAACCACGCTCCAATAGAGGTCCTCGACGGCCTCCCGGCGTCCCCGCGGCCCGGCGGCGGAGAGAACGGCCAGGATGCGGCGTTTCTCCTCCTCGGTCGGGTAGCGGGAAAGCGCCGAGAGGTACGCGTCCTCGATCACCTCGGCGTCCGAGGCGCCGGAGGCGAGGAGTTTTTCGATACGGTTGCCGGGCGCGCGGAGCTTCTGGTTGAGCGTTTCGCCGTTGGCCAGGTGGAGCGCCTGGGCCATGCTGGGCTCGGCGCTGCGTTCGCACTCGCAGGTGATCATGCGCTCGGCGCGGCCGAAGGACTTGAGGAAGTAGGAGTCCACGCTCGAATCCGGGAGCTGAAGGGCGCGGAGCCCCACGGGGAACTCGCCCCCCTTGCGGCCGTCGGCCCCGATGCCGACGAACCGGGTGGGGACGCCGGTGACCTGGCTGAGGGCGTCGAGGGCGACCTCGGCCATGAGGCGCTTCGGAAGGTAACGGGCGTAGAAACGCCGGTCGGCGGCGTTCTCGGGGAGCGGGCGGCTGGAGCGCTGGTACGTTTCGGAGCGCAGGATGAGCCGCATGAGGTCCTTGAGGGAGAACTTCCGCTCGACGAGATGGTTCGCCAGGGCCGCCAGAAGTTTGTCGTTGGAGGCCGGGTTGGTCTGGCGCATGTCGTCCACCGCCTCCACGAGGCCCACGCCCATGAAGTTGGCCCATACGCGGTTGACGATCGACCGGGCGAAGTAGGGGTTCTCCGGCGCGGTCAGCCAGTCCGCCAGGACCTCGCGGCGGTCGCGGGGATCGTCGAAACGGAGGGGTTCCGCGTCGAGGGGGGCGGGGGGCTGGGGACGGCCTTTGAGGGGCTGAAGGAGCTCGCCTTCGGGGGCGTTGAAGAGGACGACGTTGCCGGGACGTCCCACGGTCTTGGCGCGCACGCGGGAGAAGAGGTTGGCGAAGGCGTAGTACTGGTCGTTGGTCCACTTCTCCATGGGATGGTTGTGGCACTTGGCGCACTGGATGGACATGCCGAGAAAGGCCTGGCTGACGGTTTCGGCCATTTCGGTGGGGTCGTCGTGCAGAAGGAAGAAGCTTCCGGCGCCGTTTTCGAGCGTTCCGCCGCGGGCGGTGACGATCTGCCGGACGAAGCGGTCCCAGGGGGTGTCGGCCGCCACCTGGGTGCGGATCCACGTGTAGTAGGCCCACATCGTGGGACCCGGCAGGCGGCGGCTGGAAACCAGGAGGAGATCCGACCACTTGTACGCCCAGTAATCGACGAACTCGGGCCGCGCCAGAAGCTCCTCGATGAGTCGGTCCCGCTTGTCGGAAGCCCGGTCGGCGATGAACCGGCGGGCTTCGTCGGCGGTGGGAAGCGTTCCGATCGTATCGAGGAAAGCGCGACGGAGGAATTCCTCGTCCGACGCCCGCGGCGAAGGGGGAAGGTTGAGTTCGCGGAGTTTTTCGAGGACGAGGTCATCGACGAGGTTCCGGCGGGGCGCGGAAGCGAAGACGTCGGGCGAAACGCGATGGGGATAGGGCACCGTGACCGTGGCGATGGCGATCTTCTGGAGGTACCAGGCGGTGACGGCGGCTTCGCCGGGGCCGGCCACGCGGGTGCGGCCGTCCTCGTCGGGCACGGCCACGGTGCTGTCGGACCCGGTGAACTTGGCCCAGGGGGTGGCGTCCTGAACGGATCCGTCGGAGAAATGAGCCAGGACGACGAAGCGCTGCTCCTGTCCGGGCTGGAGGATGACGCGCGGCGGGAGGATTTCGAGGCGGACGATGCGGGGATCCTCGGGGCGCGGCCCGGGCGCGCCGGCGGCGATCCACTCCGCGAGCACGCGATACTCCCGGGAATCCGCGGTGAACCGGAGGCCGCCCTTGTGGGGAAGGGCGCCCGTGGGTTTGAGCAGGAGAAGGCTTCGCGCGGGGTCGGCGTAATCGATGCGGCGGCCCAGCGCGTGCCGGGTGAGGGCGAGGTAGTCGCCCTCGTCGTCGTAGCCGCGCAGGGACAGGCGGAAGCCGTTCTTTCCCGCGGCGGCGCCGTGGCACGGGCCGGTGGAACAGCCGTAGCGGGCCAGGACGGGCTGCACGTGGTTGCGGAAGCTCCAGGTGAAAGGGCGTCCCATGTCGCGCACGCGGATCCGCGCGCGGGCCTGGCGCCCGCCCGCGCGGGCCGTGAGGACCGTTTCGCCGTCGGCCACCGGGAGCACGAGGTCTCCCTCCACGCGGGCCACCCGCGGGTCGGCCGTCTCGAGCGTCACGTCCCCCTCGACGGGTCCGGCGAACCGGCCTTCGCGAACGCGCTCGACGAGGATCCTCTGGCGGGCCTCGCGACCTGAGAGAACGATCTCGCCCGGCAGGATCGAAATCTCGCCGCTGTCCGGGCCGGAGGCCGCCAGGGTCGCGAGAAGAAGCGGGATCATGGCCTAGAAAAGCTCCAGGATGGGTTTGGCGCCGAAATCCACCACGGGGAACGGCCGCGCGGCCGGCCCGGGCAGGTGCGCCTCGAGGTCGATGCCGAGGCTGTGGTAGATCGTGGCGACGACGTCCGCGGGCGTGACGGGGCGTTCGGCCGGGTAGGCGCCGATCTCGTCGGAGGCGCCGATGACGCGTCCCCCCTGGACCCCGCCGCCGGCGAACGAAATCGTCCAGCACTGGGGCCAGTGGTCGCGGCCGCCGGCCGGGTTGATGCGGGGCGTGCGCCCGAACTCCGAAAGACAGCAGACCAGCGTGTCCCCGAGCATCCCGCGCTGGTCGAGGTCCTCCAGGAGCGCGGTGTACCCCTGATCGTACATGGGGGCGACGATGTCCTTCATGCCCTGGATCGACGTGAAGGGCTTGGATCCGTGAATGTCCCAGGTGATCTCGTCGAAGACCGTGATGAAGGTGTTGACGGTGACGAAGCGCACGCCCGCCTCGATGAGGCGGCGGGCCAGGAGGCAACACTGCCCGAAGCGCGTCATTCCGTAGCGCTCCCGGACCTTGGGCGGTTCCTTGGAGAGATCGAAGGCTTCGCGCGCCCGGGCGCTCGTCATGAGGCGGAACGCCGTGGCGAAGTTGGCGTCCATGAGCTCGGCGTTCTCGCTG
It encodes:
- a CDS encoding DUF1553 domain-containing protein, encoding MIPLLLATLAASGPDSGEISILPGEIVLSGREARQRILVERVREGRFAGPVEGDVTLETADPRVARVEGDLVLPVADGETVLTARAGGRQARARIRVRDMGRPFTWSFRNHVQPVLARYGCSTGPCHGAAAGKNGFRLSLRGYDDEGDYLALTRHALGRRIDYADPARSLLLLKPTGALPHKGGLRFTADSREYRVLAEWIAAGAPGPRPEDPRIVRLEILPPRVILQPGQEQRFVVLAHFSDGSVQDATPWAKFTGSDSTVAVPDEDGRTRVAGPGEAAVTAWYLQKIAIATVTVPYPHRVSPDVFASAPRRNLVDDLVLEKLRELNLPPSPRASDEEFLRRAFLDTIGTLPTADEARRFIADRASDKRDRLIEELLARPEFVDYWAYKWSDLLLVSSRRLPGPTMWAYYTWIRTQVAADTPWDRFVRQIVTARGGTLENGAGSFFLLHDDPTEMAETVSQAFLGMSIQCAKCHNHPMEKWTNDQYYAFANLFSRVRAKTVGRPGNVVLFNAPEGELLQPLKGRPQPPAPLDAEPLRFDDPRDRREVLADWLTAPENPYFARSIVNRVWANFMGVGLVEAVDDMRQTNPASNDKLLAALANHLVERKFSLKDLMRLILRSETYQRSSRPLPENAADRRFYARYLPKRLMAEVALDALSQVTGVPTRFVGIGADGRKGGEFPVGLRALQLPDSSVDSYFLKSFGRAERMITCECERSAEPSMAQALHLANGETLNQKLRAPGNRIEKLLASGASDAEVIEDAYLSALSRYPTEEEKRRILAVLSAAGPRGRREAVEDLYWSVVSSREFLFNH